The Sandaracinus amylolyticus genomic interval TCGCAGCGGGCTGCGGATCACGCCGACGTTCGTCTCCCAGGACGCGACGCTCGAGCGTTATCGCTTCCTCTTCGCGGATCGCACGCAGGGCGACGCGAGCACGCCGATGAGCGGCTTCGCGCAGGTGCACCTCGGCGGGATCCGCGGCGCGTACGGTCGCTTCACGCTGCAGGGCGGCGTGCAGCGGCTCGACTCGATGGCCGAGCTGCAGGTGAGCTCGGTGCTCTCGCATCGCAGCCGCGTCGCGATCGACAACTTCTGGATCGATCTGCGCCACGAGGCCGAGTGGTCCGAGCTCGTGTCGACGACGATCGACGTCGGGTACTCGACGGGCGGACCGACGCGCGACATGCGCCTCGCGCTCGCGCAGAACCACGACGCGACGTGGCGCCCGCAGTTCGGATACGACGCGTTCAACGCGAGCGCCGCCGTGGTGATCTCGCCGCTCGGTCGTCAGCTCTCGTTCCGCGTGGCGGCGGATCTGCTCGTCGACCTCGAGAACATCCTCTACTACCGGCAGACGTTCAGCGCGCCGGGCGAGGGTGGTGAGCCGCCGGCGACGATCGATCTGATCTCGCCCTCGACCGATCGCGAGCAGACGATCACCGACTTCGGCGTGTCGCTCGGCGTCGCGAGCGTGCCGCTGCCGACCGAGCTCCCGGGGCTGCGCCTCACCGGCGATCTGCGCGTGGATCTGATCCGCTACGGGCCGATCGAGTACCCGGCGCAGGTGAGCTGGCGCGCGGGCGTGATCTACCAGTGGTCGCCCGAGGTCACGACGAAGATCGTCGGCGGGCAGGCGTTCCAGACTCCTTCGGGCGTGCTGATGTTCGCGCAGGGCGGGTTCGGCATCGCGAACAACGTCCTCGGCAACTTCGACGTGAACGTGCTCGGCGTGCCGCCGCTGCGGCCGCAGGTCGTCACCGGTGCCGAGGCGATCGCGAGCCTCGAGCTGCTCGATCGCGCGCTCGCGATCGACGCGGGGCTCTACGTGCAGAGCGTCGACGATCGCATCGTGTTCAACCAGCTCGCGACCGACTTCGTGGCGGTGAACGAGGCGCAGGCGACCTCGATGGGCGTGTTGCTCAGCGCGCGGCTCACCGTCGATCGGCTGAGCGCGTGGACGAACGTGACCGGCGGCGTGCAGGTGCTGGAGAGCGGGATCTCGACGCGACCGCCGCCGCAGTACCCGTCGATCTTCGGCGCGTCCGGCTTCGACGTCACGATCTCGGAGATCCACGTGCGCGCGGGCGCGGGCGTGCGCTGGGCGGGAGAGCGCGGCGCGACGCAGAGCAATTCGCTGCTCAACGACGGTCGCGCGTACACGCTCGATCCGTACGCGCTCATCGATCTCACGCTGAGCACCGTCGACCTGCGCGTGCTCGGCGAGAGCGAGACGCGCATCGTCGTCGCGATCCGGAACCTGCTCGATACGCGCTACTCCGAGCCCTACTTCGCCGGCTACGACCTGCCGAGCCAGGGGCGGACGATGTGGATCGAGCTGCGGCAGGTCTTCTGATGCGGGAGGGCTCGATGCGCTCGTCCACGATCGCCGTCGTCGTCGTCGCGCTCGCGCTCGGGTGTGCGCCCGACGACGCGACGCGCGCGGGGCCGAACGTCGTCACGATCGGCGCGGTGATCGATCAGACGGGATCGAACGCGCGGCCGCAGTGGCGAGACGCAGCCGAGCTCGCGATCGCGCACGCGAACCGCGGGCTCGAGCTGGCCGGTGGGCACCGCGATCTGCGCTTCGAGCTGCGGTTCAGCGACTCGAGCGGCGTGCCGCGCGTCGCGATGGACCGCGCGCTCGCGATGACGCGCGACCACGCGGTGGCCGGGCTGATCACCGACACCACCGAGGACGTGCTCGCGATCGCGGGGACGCAGTACGACCCCGAGGTCGACGACGTCGGCGTGCCGATCGTGTGCATGGCGTGCACGTCGCCGGAGCTCGGCGATCCGATCGCGGCCGATCCCGACTTCGTGCGCCAGCAGGCGATGCGCGATCGTGATCACTGGGTGTGGCGCACCGCGGCGGACTCCGATCCCGAAGCGGTCGCGCTGCTCCACGCTGCGCGCGCGCTCGGCGATCGTGGCGACACGAACGGCGACGGCGTGTGGAAGGTCGCGTTCTACGTCGTCGACGACGAGTTCGGGAACGGCTTCTTCGAGGGCATCCAGCGCGCGCGCGATCGCAGCTACCCGCTGATCGATCCGACGGGCGACTTCATCCGAGGCGGGCTGCGCCTCGAGATCGTGCGGCACGCGCCCGACATCGACGCGAACACGCATCGCTGGGACGCGGACCTCGCGGCGCTCACCGACGATCGCAACGAAGAGCCCGAGGTGAACCCCGGCGTGTCGCGCCCGGGCGAGCCGCTACCGGACTTCGTGATCGACGGAGAGCCCGACGCGATCGTCGAGATCACGTTCCCGCTCTTCGCGGCATCGATCACGCGCGCGTACGTGCAGGCCGGTGACGAGGTGCGCGCGATGCCGTTCCTCCATCATCACAACTGGCGGCACGAGACCACGCTGGTGCGCCTCGTCGGCTTCGATACCGATGGTCAGGAGGGCGTGTCGCACGCCGTGCTCGACAACTGCCAGACGTCGGGCCGCACGTTCGCGGAGTCGATGCGCGACGAGGTCGGTCACGAGGCCGGCATCTGGGACGCGCAGACCTACGACGCGGCGATGGCGCTGATGCTCGCGACGTTGATCGCGATCGAGGAGACCGATCCCGCGACGAACGCGCAGGTCGAGGGCACTGCGGTGCGCGACGCGCTCGCGCGTGTGTCGTCGGGCGACGCCGCGGCGACGACGATCGTCGCGGGGCCGGAGGGCTTCGCCGAGGCGGTGCGCGCGATCCGCGACGGTACGCCGATCGAGTACGAGGGCGCGTCGGGGCCGGTCGACTTCGATGCCGCGGGCGACGTCCGCAACAACTTCGTGCACTACCGCGTCGAGGGCGCGCGCTTCGTGGATCAGCGCACGTTCGGGTGCGTCGCGGATCCCGAGGGCTGCGCCGTGGTCGAGGGAGCGTGCGGGCTCTGATGCCGCGCACGCGAGGGGAGGGGACGATGGCGAAGAAGAACGGAGCTCGATCGCCGCTGTCGCGTCGTGGGTTCCTTCGCACGAGCGCGAGCGCGGCGGGCGCCGCGGGGCTCGCGGCGAGCGGGATCGGTTCGCTGGTCGGCTGCGGCGGCGACGACGACGTGCCGATGACGACGCCCGACGCGGGCCGTCGCGAGACGCAGCTGCGGATCCTCGGCTGGACGCACTTCGTGCCGGGGCACGACGTGTGGTTCGATCGCTTCGCGCGCGAGTGGGGCGAGGCGAACGGCGTGGAGGTCGTCGTCGAGCGCGTGCCGTTCAACATGGTGCGGCCGACGTTCATGGCGGAGATGGAGTCGGGCACCGGGCACGACATCTACGAGTGGCCGACGCCGCAGGCGGATCTCGAGCCGCACGTCGTCTCGCTGAACGAGATGATGACGGAGCTCGAGGCGCGGCACGGGACGATGATCCCGCTCTGTCGTCAGAGCTGCTTCAACCCGCGCACCAACAACTTCTACGCGCTGAACCACGGGTGGGCGCCGGACCCTGCGAACTTCCGCAGCTCGCTGTGGAGCGCGGTCGGCATGCCGCAGGGCCCGAGCACGTGGCAGCAGCTGCTCGAGGGCGGCCGTCAGATCAAGACGGCGATGGACGTGCACGTCGGCATCGGGCTCGCGGGCAGCGATCCCGATGCGAACATGGCGTGCCGCGCGCTGCTGTGGTCGTACGGCGCGAGCGTGCAGAGCGCGAGCGCCGAGGTCGTGATCAACTCGCCGCAGTCGATCGCGGCGGTCGAGTTCATGCGCGAGCTGTACGCGGACACGATGGTGCCCGAGGTGCTCGCGTGGGGCGCGGCGGACAACAACATCGCGCTCGTCGAGGGGCGCGCGTCGTACATCATCAATTCGATCTCGGCGTACCGCACCGCGCAGACGAACGTGCCGGCGACTGCCGCCGACGTCTTCTTCGGTCGCGCGCTGATGGGGCCGGCGACCGCGCTCGTCGGCGCGCACGCGAACGTGTCGATGATGGTCGCGCGCCACGCGCGGAACCCGAACGCCGCGCAGGACTTCATGCTCCACCTCGTCGAGCGCTACAACGAGGTCGTCTACAACTCGGCGCTCTACAACCTCCCGGCGTTCCCGAGCACGACGCCGCAGCTCACGGGCGACGACGGGTGGCTCGCGCAGGACCCGTTCGAGTCGCAGCCCGCGGACAAGCTCTCGCTGCTCACGGACGCGGAGTCGTGGAGCACGAACGTCGGGTATCCGGGCGCGGCGAACCCGGCGGTCGGCGAGGTGCTCGCGAGCGGCATCGTGCCCCAGATGTTCCTGCGCGCCGCGAACGGCGAGATGACGTCGGAGCAGGCCGTGCAGTGGGCCGAGGATCAGATCGCGCCCATCTACGAGCGCTGGCGCGCGGAGGGGCTGATTTGATCGTCGGCGCGCGAGCGTGGCTGTGCGACGTGGTGCGCGTGAATCGACGCGTCCGCGCTCACGTCTTCGCTCGTCGCGCGGCTCGCCGCGATTACCATCGTCATCTCGAGATCGGATGAGGAAGCTCGCCGCCACGTTCCTGGTCGTGCTCCTCGCGTCGGTTGTGCCCGTCGCGACGGTGGAGTCCGTGCTGCCGGCGATCGCCCAGGCGCAGGACGCGTCGCGCGAGGCGGCGCTCATCCTGCGGATCCTCTCGTACGATCGGAACCTCGCGCAGCGCGCGACGAACGGGCGCGTCGCCGTGCTGATCGTCTACCAGCAGGGCAACGGCGCGTCGGAGGCGGAGCGCTCGCGCGTCGTGACCGCGCTGAACGCGCTCGGCGCGCGCACGACCGTCAGCAACATGCAGGCGCGCGCGGTGGAGCACGCGTTCCGCGATCGCGCGACGCTGGTGCAAGCGGCGCGCACGGCGGGCGCGACCGCGATCTTCGTGTGCGGTGGGCTCGGCGGTGCGGCGCAGCAGATCTCGCAGGCCGCGCGTGAGGCGCGCACGCTCTCGATGACGTCGGAGAGCGAGGGCGTGCGTCGCGGCGGGCTCGGCGTCGGGCTCGTCGCGGATGGCTCGCAGGTGCGCCTCGTGATCAACCTCCCGGCGGTCGAAGCGGAAGGCGCGCGGCTCGACGCGGCGGTGCTGCGGCTCGCCGAAGTCATCCGCTGAGCGAGCTCCGCGCGCACGACGTCGGCGAGGGCGCGCTCAGTCGCGTGCGCGACGCTGCGCCGCGCTCGCGAGCGTGCGGCCGTGCGGTGTCGTGTCGGCGTGGCTCGCGGCGCATCGGAACGCCGCGCGCGCCTGGGCGCGCTCTCCGCGCTTCTCGAGCGTCTCGCCGAGGAGGAACCACGCCTCGGCGCGCGTGGGCGTGATCTCGAGCGCCGCCCGCAGCGCGCGCTCCGCTTCGTCGAGCTCACCGAGGCCCAGCGCACGCGCAGCGCGCTCGAGCTCGTCGACGCTCGGCGCCGTGAACGCCGGCGGCGCAGCGGCGATGCGCGCCGCGCTCGACGGAGGCTCGAGCCACCCCAGCGGATCGCCGTGGCGCAGCGAGGGTGGGATCGCGACGAGCGCCTCGACCGGCGCGACGATCATCGCGCCGCCCGGACGAAGCCGCGCCGCGAGCCGGCTCGCGATCGCGGCGGCCTGCGCGGCGGGGAAGTAGATGAGCACGTTGCGACAGAGCACCACGTCGAACGGCCCCGCGCCCCGATCGGGATCGGGCTCGGTAATCGACGCGCGCTCGAAGCGCACGACGCGCCGGAGCGCGTCGGGCGCGCTCCACGACGACGGGATCGCGATCGGCGCGCCCGCGCCGCCGATCACGCGCGGATAGATCCCGGCGCGCGCGGTGCGCAGCGCCTCGGGGCTCACGTCGGTCGCGAGCAGCTCGATGTCGATCCCGAGCTGCGACGCGAGCAGCGCGACGCTCCACGGCTCTTCGCCGGTCGCGCATCCGGCGCACCAGATGCGCACGGGCGCGCCGCGTCGCTCGACGATGCGCGGCAGCTCGCGCGCGAGGCGCTCGAAGTGCTCGGGGTGCCGGAAGAAGCGGGTGTGCGGCACCGTCGCCGCGGACACCAGCGCATCGAGCGCTTCTGCGTCGGGACGCGCGAGCAGATCCCGCGCGAGCGCCAGCGGCGACGTGCGTCGCGCCCGCGCGATGCGATCGAGCGCGAGCCGCAACGCGCTCGGCCACGGCTCGAGCGTGTGCCCGAGGCGCGGCGAGATCAGCGCGCGCAGCAGCTGCGCGAGCTCGCGATCAGCGTCGGCGTCGGAGGGCTTCGCGGACATCGGTGACGATCGTGTCGAGGCGCACCGCCCGCACGCGCGGCGAGACGTCGAGCGCGTGGCGCGGCATCGACGGCGCGGCGCACTCGTCGGGGCTCAGCGCGAGGCACGTCGCGCTCCCTTCGAGCGCGAGCGCGATGCCGCGCGCTCCGTCGCGCCCCATGCCCGAGAGCACGAGCGCGACCACGCGCCGTCCGAGCGACGCGGCCGACGCGAGCGCGCGATCCGCGGAGGGCACGTGGAGCTCTCCGATCGCGCCCGCGACGAGCCGCACGACGCCGTTCTCGATCACGAGGTGACGCCCCGCGGGCGCGATCAGCGCGCGCCCGCTCGCGAGCGCATCGCCGTGGCGCGCGGGCCGCGCAGGCAGGCCGAGCCCCGCGATCCATCGTGCGAATCCGACCTCACCGCCGAGCGGCAGGTGCTGCACGACGACGATCGCCGCGGGCACGTCGCGCAGCCCCGGCACCAGACGCTCGAGCGCGCGCGGCGCGCCCGTCGAGCCGGCGATCACGAGCACCGGGAGCTCGCGCGCGATCGACTGCGTGGCCGCGTCGCGCACGATCGCGCGCAGCCTCGTCTCTCCGGGCTCGGTGCCGAGCTCGCGCTTGGACACGAACGCGACCGCGCCCTGCGCCACCGCCTCGAGCGCGACGTCGGAGCCCTCCGCGACGTCGCTGACCACGACGACGGGCACGCGCGCCGCGATCTCGCGGATCGCACCGAGCCCCGACGCGCCCGGCATCCACACGTCGAGCACCACGACCGACGCGGTGTCGAGATCGCCCCACGCGCGCAGCTCGTCGACGCTCGCGAAGCGCTTGATCACCCGGACGTCGTCGTCGCTCTCGAGGATCCGCGCGATCCGCTGCGCGGCGATGTCGGAGTCGTCGACGACACAGACTCGAAGCGTCATCGCGCCAGACACTCGTCGATCACCTGTCGCAGCTCCGTCTCGACGAAGCGCTGCTTGGAGAGGAATCCACGCACGCCGAGCGCGCGTGCGCGGTCGCGCACCGCGGGCTCGCTGCGCGTGGTGAGCACGATCACCGGCACCTCGCGCAGCGCGGGATCGCCGCGCAGCTCCGCGATCATCTCGAGCCCGCCGAGGAACGGCATCTCGACGTCGGTGAGGATCAGATCGGGGCGCTCGGTGCGCGCGAGCAGGAGCCCCTGCTTGCCGTCGGACGCGTCCGATACTTTGAGCCCAAACGATCTCAGGATGCCGAGGAGCAGCTCGCGCGCGACGGGCGCGTCCTCCACCACGAGCACGTGCGGCACCGCGCGCCGCGGCGACGTCGAAGGACGCGCCGCGCTGGTCGCGACACGGCCGCGCAGCGTCGCGTGGGTCGCGTCGGCGTCGAGCAGGAAGTAGACGCCGCCGTCGGGCGCGGGCGCGACGCCGCGCACCACGTCGGAGCGCACCGCGAGCTCGTCGATCCGCTCGAACGCCATCGGGCGCGGGTTGTCGTACCCGTCGACGCGCAGCGCGAACACGCCGGTGCGGTGGTGCGTGATCACCGCGACGTCGCCCGCGCGCGGCGGCTCGGCCGCGCCGAAGAGCGCGCCGAGGTCGAAGAGCGGCACGAGATCTGCGGCGTTCGCCGGTCCTCGCGCGAGGCGCCACCCATCGCTCGCGCGCACCGGCTCGCCCATGCGCTCGACGGCGAGCACCTCGCGCACCGGGATCGCGAGCCGCGTCCCGCGGCACTCGATCGGCACCACGATGTCGGCGCGCAGCATCGTCGGGAGCACGATCTCGAAGCGCGTGCCGCGCCCGCGCTCGGACTCGACGCGCACGCTGCCGCCGACCGCCGCGACCTCGCGCGCGACCACGTCGAGCCCGACACCGCGTCCCGAGATGTCGGTCACTTCGTCGCGCGTCGTCACGCCCTGCTCGAAGATGCGCTGCAGCAGCTCGGAGTCGTCGCCCTCGTGGCGGAGCCGAGTGCGCATCCGCTCGAGATCGACGCCTCCGCCGTCGTCCTCGACGATCACCTGCACGCTCGAGTCGGTCTGGTGGATCGTGATCTCGATGCGACCGACCGGCGACTTGCCCGCCGCGGTGCGCGCGAGCTCGCTCTCGATCCCGTGATCGACCGCGTTTCGCACGAGGTGCAGCAGCGCGGGGCCGAGCGAGCGCTCCACCGACGCATCGACGTACGCGTCGCCCGAGACCAGCAGCTCGACGCGCTTGCCGAGCGCGTGCGCCGTCGAGCGCGCGGCGCGATGCACCTGCGACTTCAGCGCCGCGACCGAGACCATCGCGGCCGAGCGCACCGTGTCCTCGAGCTGCTCGAGCGCCATCTCGAGCGCGAACTCGTGCGTCGACCACTGCGCCGCGAGATCGCCCATGCGCCGCTCGATCTCCGCGCCGTACCCGAGCGTCTTCACGATGCGCTCCGCGAGCGCCTCCGGCGGCAGCTGCGGATCGATCTCCGAGAGCAGCGCCCGGAGCATGCGCCGCACCTCGCGCAGGGCAGGGTGCAGCAGCGAGTGCTCGCGATGGAGGCGCCGCGCTTCGTGGACCAGCGGCGCGAGGCGCGCGGGATCGAGCGAAGGGCGCGCGTGCTCGACGTGCTCGGCGCGTGCCTCGACCTCGGTGTGCGTCGCGTCGGCGTGCGTCTCGGTCGACGTCGCAGCCGCGGCGCTCGCCGCGGCGAGCCGCGCGAAGATCTCGTCGAGGTCGATCTCGAGCGCGCCCTCCGACGCCGCCATCGCCGAGATCGCGTCGAGCGCGGTGAGGATCGCGTCGCCCGCGCCCTCGCTCATCGCCTTCGACGCGCGCTCGACGACGCCCTCCATCGACTGCAGCAGGTGGCCGCAGTCGGCGAGGCCGAGCATGTGCGCCTCACCCTTCATCGTGTGGAGCAGCCGCTTCAGCGAGCGCGACGCGCCCGCGTCGCCCTGCTCGAGCGCGATCCACAGATCCGTCGCCTCGCTGATGCGATCCGACGCCGCGTCCCAGAACGCGCGGACGAGATCGCGATCCTGCACCGCCATCGATCAGCGCCCGCTGCGATGATCTCGCGGCAGCTCGGCGGACGCGACGCGGAACGCCTGGATCGCCTGCTTCAGCTCGTGCGAGAGCTGCAGCAGCGACTCCGCGGAGCGCGTCGTCGCCGCCGATCCGGTGAGCGACTCGTTCACCGCGCGCACCACCTCGTCGGCCGCGGACTTCGCCTGCGACGTGCCTTCCTGATGGCGGTTCACCGCGTCGGAGATCTTCGCGGCCGCCGCCGCCGCGTCGCGCGCGAGCTTCGTGCTCTCCTCGGTCGCGAGCACCGACGCGTGCGACGCCGCGCGCATGTCCGCGACGAGCTTCCGGATGTCGCGCACCGAGTCCATCACGTGCTCGGACAGCCGCCGCATCTCGGCCGCGACCAGCGAGAACCCGCGCCCGACCTCGCCCGCCTTCGTGCCCTCGAGCGCGGCATTCAGCGCGAGCAGATCCGAGCGATCCGCGATGTCCTGGATGAGCGAGAGGATCTCGCCGATGCGATCGGAGTGCGCGCTCACCAGGCGCGTCTGATCGGCCATGCGCGTCGAGCTCTCGAGCGTGCGGCCCGACATCTCGTGGACCGCCTGCGCGTCGCGCGCGACCGCGTCGGCCGCGGCCGCGAGCGTCTCGAGCGTGCGGCGGATCTCCTCGAGCGACGCGGTCTGCTGCGTCGCGAGCGTCTCCTGCTCGCGCACCGCGGAGAACATCCCCGCCGACGCCGACGCGACCGCGTCCGAGCTCGTGCCGATCCGCTGGGTCAGGCTGCGAAGGCTGTCGAGCATCCGCCGGAACGCGACGAAGAGCTCACCGTCGCCGCCGATCGATCCCGTGAGATCGCCGTCCGCGACGCGCACCGCGCCCTGCTGCAGCTCGCGCAGCCGATCGTTCATGCGCTCGAACGCCGTCGCCATCTCGCCGAGCTCGTCGTTCGAGTGCGACAGCGCGAGGTTGCTCGACACGTCACCGCGCGCGATCTGCTCCGCCGCGCGCGCCATGCGCTGCATCTGGCTCGACATGCGCGTCGCGAACACGAAGGACGCGAGCAGCCCGACGATCGCGACGCCGAGCCCCTGCATCGCGATCCAGCCGCGCGTCTCCTCGCGGCGCCGCGCGATCGCGGTGCTGCGCAGCGCGACCGCGACGGTCCCGATCGCGTCGTTGTTCCCGCGCGCCACCGGGGCCGCGACCACGACCAGCGACTCGCTCGCGGACACGTCCTGCGGCTCGTCGCGCATCCGCATCGTGCGCGGCGGGTTGCCGTCGCCCACGACCGTCACGCGCTCGCCGTTCGCGCGGTACACCGCGGCCCACTCGACGAGCCGATCGGCGAGCGCGACGCGCATCACCTCGGCGGCCGAGTCGTCCTGATCGAACTCGAGTGGCGCGACGACCGACTCCGAGAGCATCGCCGCCGTCGCGCGCGCGCGCTCGGTGATCGACTCGCGCTCCGCCTGCGCTGCGCGCTCCGGCACGAGCCACGCGTCGAGCCCCGTGATCACGAGGACCACGCCGAAGAGCAAGCCCGCGATCTTCCAACGAACCGAGACGAATCGGAACATGTGCCCTCGACGTCCGGAGGCGCTCAGCGCGCGCTCGAGCCCGAAAAGAGATCCAGATCGACCAGCCAGACGAGCCCGACGTCGTCCATCTCGGCGACGCCGACGACGTGAGGCAGGGCCATCGCGTCGCGCAGCAGATCGGGCAATGCGAAGAGGCGCTCCTCGGAGAGCCAGTCGAAGCGTGCTTCGGCGCAGTCCACGCGCCGCTCGCCGGCGCCGGTGCGCACCCACAGCGATCGCACGTCGCGCACCGACGCATCGGGCTCGCGGCGGAAGAGCGCGACCGGCCGCTCGTCGTCGCTCCCCGATCCCGAGGCGCGCACGACCTGCGACGCGGGGAGGGCGCAGCGCACTCCGTCGTGCGAGAGCAGCACCACGCGGCTCACCGCGGCTCCGCGAGCAGCTGCTTCACGATCTTCACGAGCGCGTCCGTGCCCGCCGACTTCGCGACCACCGCGTCGGCCTGCGCGTCGCGCGCGAGCACCTCGAGCTGCGTCGTGTCGTTCCCCGAGACGAGCACGATCTTCAGGTCGCCGAGCTTCTCCGTCTTGCGGAACAAGCTCGCGAGCTTGTCGCCACGCATCGACGGCATGTTGATGTCGATCACGACGAGGCGCGGCTGCGTGCGCAGGATCGCGCTCGTCGCGCCGATCGGCGAGGGAAGGTCGACGACGCGAAGCCCTGCGCCGGCGAGCGCGCGCTTCATCGACTCGCGCGCGATGTCGCTGTCGTCGATGACCAGGACGTCGGCCGAAGGAGTTCGCGAGCTCATCAGGTCGTCTCCCGTGCTGCGGCGATCAGCGCGACCGGATCCACGATCGTCAGCGGGCCCTCGGACGAGTCGACGAGCTCGCCGGCGGACGCGTCGCGTGCGAGCTCCACCGTGCTCACGCCGCGCGTCGTCTCCGCGGGGATCCCCACGAACCCGCGCGGCGTGCCGCACACGATGAGGCGACGCCCGGCGCGCGACTCGCCCGCGCCCGCGCCGAGCGGCGACTCGAGCACCGCGACGATGCGACCGCGGTCCTGCACCACGCCGGCGAAGCCCGCCGTCGCGCACGGCAGACGCGCCGGGGCCAGCCACGCGATCACCGCGTCCACCGACTCGGCGGGGACTCCGAGCAACGCACCTCCGTGCTCGAAGAGCAGCAGCGCGCGCCGATGTCGCGCCGTGCCCTCCGCGTCGCCCCGTCCCCCCGACAAATCCTCGCGAAATCGCGAGAGCGGATCCGTCACGTCTTCGATACTAGCCGACGATTCCGCGCTGATGGAACCTGAAAGTCAGGCCTCACCACACGCGAATGGCGTGCGAGTGCGCGTACTTGCGTCAGCCGGGGAACCGGTGCGCTAGCCCGGGAACCAGTGCGCTAGCCCGGGAACCACTGCGCGGGCATGCCCCGCCCGCTCACGATGAGCGCAGTGACGTCCATCGTGATCGCGACGCCGATGTGCACCACGCAGCCGCCCCAGATCGAGCGCGTCCGCAGCGCGAGCGTCCCGAGCACCACGCCCGCGAAGATCGCGGCGGCCGCCTCGAGGAACGGCTTGCCGAAGTGGATCATGCAGTAGGGCACGACCATCGCGAAGATCGCCTGCGAGCCCATCGCGCTGCGCATCGAGCGCATCCAGAAGCCGCGGAAGAAGAACTCGAGCGAGAGGAACTGCGCCGCGTAGAGCAGCTCCCACGCGATCAGATCGAACCAGCTGCGCGAGCAGAGATCGTAGAACGGGTAGTACTGCGTGAAGTGCGGCACGAAGCGCGCGACGAACATCACGCCGACGAACACCGCCGCGTAGCTGAGCCCGTAGATCCACGCGTGGTTGCGGATCTCCTTCGTCTCGAGGCCGTGGTCGCGCAGCCGCTCCTTGAAGAACCACTTCACGACGATCGCCGGGATCACGAAGTACCCGAGCACGCGGAAGCCCGACCACCACACGAAGTCCGCGAGCTCGAGCCACTGCGAGTCGCGCAGCCACGTCCAGAAGGTGTCTTCGCGCGAGCCGAGCGGCGCGAGCTCGCGCATCAGCTGGCGGAACGTCGTCGAGTGCCCGACGTACTCCATCACCGTCAGGCACAGCGCGCCCACGCAGAGCGCGATGATCGGCCGGTAGTCGTAGCCCTTGCCCGCGGCCTCGCGCTCGCTGCGCTCGTCGGACGCGAGCTCGTCGAGCACCCGCCACGCGCGCACGAAGAAGTTGCGCGGGTGCAGCTCGGTCAGGCGCTGCGGCCACGTCTTCGCCGAGAGCCCGTGCTCGAGCCACTCGATGCGCGCGCGCTTGTCGCTCTCGGCGGCGCTGCGGTACGGCCCCGCCTCGGACGCAGCGGCAGCGGCCTTCGCGGCAGCGCCTCGCTTGCTCACGAGGCCGACTCGCTCCGCGCGATGCCGCGATCGAGGCGCGCGAGCGTGCGCTCGCGACCGAGCACTTCCATCACGTCGAAGAGCCCGGGGCTCGCGGTCTTGCCGGTCATCGCGACGCGCGCCGGCTGCGCGACGTTCTTCATCTGCAGGCCCGCCTGCGCGAGCCACTCGTTGACGCTCGCCTCGAGCGCGACGCGATCGAACGAGTCGACCTTCGCGACGTGATCGCGCAGCGCCTTCAGCGTCGCCGCGCTCTCCTTCACGAGGAACTTCGCGACCGCCTTCTCGTCCTCGACGGGCGGCTCGCGGAAGTAGAAGTCGACCATCTCGACGATGTCGATCAGGGTCGTCGCGCGCGTCTTCACCGTCCCGACCGCGCCGACGTAACGATCGCGATCGCCATCGATCGCGCTCGCGATCGTCGCGTCCTTCGCGAACGGGCGCGCCCTCTCCGCGAGCTCTGCGTCGCCCAGCGCGCGCAGGTGCGAGGCCTGCACGTGCGCGAACTTCTTCGCGTCGTACTGCGCCGCGGTGCGGCCCACGCCGTCCCACGAGAACGCCTGGATCAGCTCGTCGCGCGTGAAGATCTCCTGATCGCCGTGCGACCAGCCGAGGCGCGCGAGGTAGTTGAGCACCGCGTCGGGCAGGTAGCCCATGTCGCGATACTCGGTCGTGCTCACCGCCGCGTGGCGCTTGCT includes:
- a CDS encoding CPBP family intramembrane glutamic endopeptidase encodes the protein MSKRGAAAKAAAAASEAGPYRSAAESDKRARIEWLEHGLSAKTWPQRLTELHPRNFFVRAWRVLDELASDERSEREAAGKGYDYRPIIALCVGALCLTVMEYVGHSTTFRQLMRELAPLGSREDTFWTWLRDSQWLELADFVWWSGFRVLGYFVIPAIVVKWFFKERLRDHGLETKEIRNHAWIYGLSYAAVFVGVMFVARFVPHFTQYYPFYDLCSRSWFDLIAWELLYAAQFLSLEFFFRGFWMRSMRSAMGSQAIFAMVVPYCMIHFGKPFLEAAAAIFAGVVLGTLALRTRSIWGGCVVHIGVAITMDVTALIVSGRGMPAQWFPG